The following are encoded in a window of Carya illinoinensis cultivar Pawnee chromosome 15, C.illinoinensisPawnee_v1, whole genome shotgun sequence genomic DNA:
- the LOC122296722 gene encoding uncharacterized protein LOC122296722: protein MKILAWNARGLGNPRDIRHLCDLLKKEAPDVVFLEETRLSARVVESCKFKFGFQNCLAVSTNGRKGGIALYWGRDVALSIINYSFIHFDVVVSDDSVVGGHWFLTAIYGLPETHLCSRTWSLLRSLRRSNGDAWLVLGDLNETMFHHEKQGGNPKPDSQIAAFRDVVEECELRDLGFSGYKFTWSNRREGHAYVNEQLDRFLANSSWWNFYPQAKVIHGLVAYSDHLPIWIELEGDTGIPVKKKKLFRFEEMWIGNSQCEAIIKDQWRMGHAHSSMKEVEGMIRESGVKLQLWNSNCFGHVQKKLQKSKSPLETCL from the coding sequence ATGAAGATCCTAGCTTGGAAtgcccgtgggcttgggaacccacgggaCATTCGGCACCTCTGCGATTTATTGAAGAAGGAAGCTCCCGATGTTGTGTTTCTTGAAGAAACACGACTTAGTGCTCGAGTTGTAGAATCTTGTAAGTTCAAATTTGGTTTTCAGAATTGTTTAGCAGTTTCAACTAATGGTAGGAAAGGGGGTATTGCACTTTATTGGGGAAGGGATGTTGCTCtatcaattattaattactctttCATTCATTTTGATGTTGTTGTTAGTGATGATTCGGTTGTTGGGGGGCATTGGTTTTTAACAGCAATCTATGGACTTCCTGAAACTCATTTATGTAGTAGGACTTGGTCTCTACTTAGGAGCCTTAGACGGTCTAATGGTGATGCATGGTTAGTTTTGGGAGACCTAAATGAAACAATGTTCCATCATGAGAAGCAGGGGGGAAATCCGAAACCGGATAGTCAAATTGCAGCTTTTCGAGATGTTGTTGAGGAGTGTGAACTACGTGACTTGGGGTTTAGTGGTTACAAATTTACGTGGTCTAATCGAAGAGAAGGTCATGCCTATGTTAATGAACAACTGGACAGATTTCTAGCCAATTCATCTTGGTGGAATTTCTATCCGCAAGCAAAGGTTATTCATGGCCTTGTTGCATACTCTGATCATTTACCCATATGGATAGAGCTGGAGGGTGATACTGGCATTCCtgttaagaagaaaaaactctTTCGGTTTGAGGAGATGTGGATTGGTAATAGTCAATGTGAAGCCATTATTAAAGACCAATGGAGGATGGGTCATGCTCACTCTAGCATGAAGGAAGTAGAGGGGATGATTAGGGAGAGTGGAGTGAAGCTACAGTTATGGAATAGCAATTGTTTTGGGCATGTACAGAAGAAGCTTCAAAAAAGCAAATCTCCGCTTGAAACATGTTTATGA
- the LOC122295425 gene encoding uncharacterized protein LOC122295425: MGDKWKKTKMERKTEKHVEDTEASSSCSASSFGGGSSKKRRRHRHSSDDQESRRENERMTEKRVKERERRRRKLRRDSKKSKVYEYERSRIGSSPDGVVLERPENGPESVLRDMFTEFPCVGNDLLQLLQMVDDGQAVNIRGISERSLIKHIRMLFLSLKLKEDGDRVFLLPEKALPTLEVVGPLIHSLMELKEQQLNHSVPESGVEVEAVDGGCGQEIFENIVSMPSCVEDDSNAPKGREAELEEDNEIFIGSPTLAVVVEAALANEADGFEEVHMDSMKSGRKAKKSSTFIDTLESISFREDSCLEDVLATEERQLQGKGRETSMSALTEVLSKLKEDRKLSPEERWEAVRVASEQQGELIRLKKEKMDTDIMNMDMSKLTPMQAAYFHELQVEILECRRIKS, encoded by the exons ATGGGGGATAAATGGAAGAAGACGAAGATGGAGAGGAAGACAGAGAAGCATGTAGAGGACACAGAGGCCTCATCATCGTGTTCTGCATCGAGCTTCGGTGGTGGCTCTTCAAAGAAACGGCGTCGGCACCGGCACAGTAGCGATGATCAAGAGTCAaggagagaaaatgagaggatGACAGAGAAAAGAgtaaaggagagagagagaaggagaaggaaatTGAGAAGAGACAGTAAGAAGAGTAAGGTTTACGAGTATGAGAGGTCGCGAATCGGGTCGTCGCCTGATGGGGTTGTTTTGGAGAGGCCAGAGAACGGTCCTGAATCGGTGCTTCGAGACATGTTCACTGAATTCCCTTGTGTTGGCAATGATTTGTTACAG CTTCTACAAATGGTTGATGATGGTCAAGCGGTTAACATAAGGGGCATCTCTGAAAGATCTCTGATAAAACATATAAGGATGCTTTTCCTTTCATTAAAACTCAAGGAGGATGGTGATAGAGTGTTTTTACTACCTGAAAAGGCTCTCCCAACTTTAGAAGTTGTAGGACCCCTAATTCACTCTCTTATGGAACTGAAAGAGCAACAACTCAACCATTCAGTACCAGAAAGTGGTGTAGAGGTGGAAGCAGTGGATGGGGGATGTGGCCAAGagatttttgaaaacattgtATCAATGCCATCATGTGTAGAAGATGACTCTAATGCTCCTAAAGGAAG AGAAGCTGAGTTGGAGGAAGATAATGAGATTTTTATAGGCTCCCCAACACTTGCTGTGGTTGTTGAGGCTGCCTTAGCAAATGAAGCAGATGGCTTTGAAGAG GTGCATATGGATTCTATGAAGTCAGGgagaaaagcaaaaaaatccTCAACTTTCATCGACACTTTAGAGTCAATAAGTTTTCGAGAAGACAGTTGCTTAGAAGATGTATTGGCGACTGAAGAGAGACAACTGCAAGGCAAGGGTCGAGAAACTTCAATGAGTGCTCTTACAGAGGTGTTAAGTAAACTGAAGGAGGATAGGAAACTGTCGCCCGAGGAGAGATGGGAGGCGGTTAGGGTTGCGAGTGAGCAACAAGGAGAGTTAATCCGCCttaagaaagagaaaatggaCACTGATATTATGAACATGGATATGAGCAAACTAACTCCCATGCAAGCAGCATATTTTCATGAACTCCAAGTAGAAATCCTTGAGTGCCGTAGGATTAAAAGCTAG